ATCTCAAAGCGGCCGCCGAGAAGATTACCGCCCTTGCAGAGCGCTACGCAATGAAAATCGAACCATTCGCCCTTGTCGGTGAAATGAGCGTGGGACAGCAGCAGCGTCTGGAGATTCTGAAGGCCCTCTATCGGGGTGCCGAATTACTGATTCTGGACGAGCCCACAGCGGTCCTTACCCCACAGGAGGTAAAAGGTCTGTTCAATATGATCAGGGCCTTTACCTCGGAAGGGCGTACCGTCATCTTCATCAGCCACAAGTTGAAAGAGGTCATGGCCATAAGCGATCGGGTTACGGTGCTGCGCTCTGGCAAGGTGGCCCATACCCTTCATACCTCGGATACCGATCCGAAAGAGTTGGCCCGTCTTATGGTCGGTAGAGAGATCGACCTTTCCTGTGAGAAATTTTCCTGTGCAGACAACAAAGAGGTGCTTCGTATGGAAGGGGTCTGCGCCGAGAACGAAAAGGGTATGGCCGTCTTAAAGGAGCTTAACCTTACGATACGCGAAGGGGAAATCCTTGGGGTTGCAGGGGTCGATGGAAATGGGCAGGACGAACTCGCCGAGGTGCTTACGGGACTGCGTCGGGTCACTTCCGGTACCATCACCATGAATGAAAAGGATATCACTAACGCCTCTTGCCGTCATATCCTCAATCAGGGCGTCAGCCACATCCCTGCCGACCGCCAGCTTCGGGGGATGATCGGCGACATGAACGTCGTCGAGAATTTGCTGCTCATGCGGTATCACGACCGCCCGTTTGCAAAGCCCTTTCATCTCGATTGGAAGCGTATAGAACGCCGTGCCGAGACCCTTGTCAAGGAGTTTCAGGTCAAGACACCCGGCATTAAGGTTCCGATGGCAACCCTCTCCGGGGGAAATCAGCAGAAGGTTGTTCTTGGCCGGGAGATCGAGCGGAATCCGAAGCTACTGGTTGCGATGCACCCTGTCCGGGGACTGGATATCGGCGCCACGGAATATATTCACAAGCGAATCATTGAGCAGCGTGATCGCGGTTGTGCCATTCTCCTCATATCGACGGAACTGGAAGAGATCCTTGAGCTCTCCGATCGCATTGTTGTTATGTATGAGGGGGAGATCATGGGGAGTGTGGACTGTTCCTGTGTCACCATTGAACAGCTTGGCTTGATGATGGCCGGACATCGCTGGGAAGAGGTTGCCGACGAAAAGTCCGAAGGATGATCCCGATACAGGCGGGACGCAGCTTGATTTTGCTTGTTAATCGTTTTACTGTTTCGTATTGTGAAGGAGGAACATCGTATGGCGAAGATTCTTGGTATTTGCGGGAGTCCCCGAAACGGGGCAACCGAATATGCGCTGAAAGAGGCCTTGAAGGCTGCCGAATCGGTCGACGGCATAGAGACCGAATTCTGGACCGTAAGGGGAAAGAAAATTCGCCCTTGTATCCACTGTGATACCTGCATAAAAAAGAAGACGATGTGCGTGATAGCCGATGATATGAAAGAGCTCGAAGACCCCTTCCTTGAGGCCGACGGCCTGCTTATCGCCTCTCCCGTCTATGACATGGGAATAACAAGTCAGTTGACCGCCCTTTTCAACCGTCTGCGGCCCATCTATCTTGTCCATCCCGGAAAATTGCGAGGCAAGCCTGGTGCGGCTCTTACCAGCGGCGGAACCCGTCATGGCGGTCAGGAGTTTACACTGCAGATTATTCATAACTTCTATCTGATGCATGAGATGTTTGCCTTTGGAGGACTGGGCGGTTGCTATAACGGTGGTACCATCTGGTCCAAAGACCGAAAGGCGGAAGGTGCTCAGGAAGATACCGTTGGTATGGATACTGTCCGCAGGGTGGGGCAGGGGCTTGCCGAGGCCGTTCTGATTACCAGCCACGGAAAAGCATGGTATGAGAAGAACTTCGCTCATTCCAAGGAAGAGGACGCCTCACCTTTACGGGACCACTAAACCTCGATATCGATTATCACTTTGGGACGAGGACTATTGGTGAAGGTAAGGCTGCCGCCATGCTGCTGGGCAAGAGCATTGACCATAGTTAATCCGAAGCTCCCCCCTCCCTGAATGACGGAGTCGGGAAAGCCGGGGCCGTTGTCCGTAACCTCAATCTTCAACCGATTCCCCCTCTGCTTCTGGATGCTGAGGGATATATCGACTATGCCGCTTTCGTCTCCGGCATATTTGAGGGAATTGGTCACCAGCTCGTTGATGATAATGCCGATGGCGATGGCCTCTTGCCTCTGGCAGGTGATTTCGTCGACGGTGGTGTGTAACTGAAGTTCCTTACCGGAAAGCCCTGTTTTGAGATTTTGTAACAGCCCACGGGCAAAAAAAGGAAGGTCGACCGATGAATAATCGTCGGCGGCTTGGTAGAGGTATTCGTAGATCTTACTCATGGTCAAAATAGAGCCCTGGGCATCGTGGAG
This Sediminispirochaeta bajacaliforniensis DSM 16054 DNA region includes the following protein-coding sequences:
- a CDS encoding ABC transporter ATP-binding protein — encoded protein: MSPVLEMNGIVKRFPGVLANDHVDLRVEKGEVHALLGENGAGKSTLMNVLYGMYEADEGDIRFKDQEVHVKGPGDAIALGIGMVHQHFMLVPALTVVENVILGMKDNGKVLDLKAAAEKITALAERYAMKIEPFALVGEMSVGQQQRLEILKALYRGAELLILDEPTAVLTPQEVKGLFNMIRAFTSEGRTVIFISHKLKEVMAISDRVTVLRSGKVAHTLHTSDTDPKELARLMVGREIDLSCEKFSCADNKEVLRMEGVCAENEKGMAVLKELNLTIREGEILGVAGVDGNGQDELAEVLTGLRRVTSGTITMNEKDITNASCRHILNQGVSHIPADRQLRGMIGDMNVVENLLLMRYHDRPFAKPFHLDWKRIERRAETLVKEFQVKTPGIKVPMATLSGGNQQKVVLGREIERNPKLLVAMHPVRGLDIGATEYIHKRIIEQRDRGCAILLISTELEEILELSDRIVVMYEGEIMGSVDCSCVTIEQLGLMMAGHRWEEVADEKSEG
- a CDS encoding flavodoxin family protein gives rise to the protein MAKILGICGSPRNGATEYALKEALKAAESVDGIETEFWTVRGKKIRPCIHCDTCIKKKTMCVIADDMKELEDPFLEADGLLIASPVYDMGITSQLTALFNRLRPIYLVHPGKLRGKPGAALTSGGTRHGGQEFTLQIIHNFYLMHEMFAFGGLGGCYNGGTIWSKDRKAEGAQEDTVGMDTVRRVGQGLAEAVLITSHGKAWYEKNFAHSKEEDASPLRDH